A window from Zingiber officinale cultivar Zhangliang chromosome 7A, Zo_v1.1, whole genome shotgun sequence encodes these proteins:
- the LOC122001085 gene encoding uncharacterized protein LOC122001085 isoform X2 gives MQLWQQQQLLCKKFQEERRQQQLRQLDQEKRQLIPHSQLSVLGKPATGDQLAATSNDMPINDAHNYMWPNNFVGDVSNLPINSQMFIPGSMNLAHSSYPASLQNLANGSFMLNDHNRGMLSMGFTPQNDQFIHGMPISGTGTVEQYPHFLGISSNFNNLVAGPDATLAVKSSYPFATTNDQQSGGQNCSEDKILFLQNLQGRNTFGNPPMQVLGNDVTAGNFLEASNLQFHDQFRDFQPRQEQDDTSGNLHGKQLSDIGNCRDAAGLDPIEQKLLFGTDEDDNWGSLAGCLTSGIGGEMHGHSLEIDHYGTLPSVHSGSWSALMQEAVQASTSDKGVQEEWSGLSSQNTEPVRTPSCVTNDNGKQPTAWVGNNIKNQASLTAQPFSLLSGPNATPSSSSIIGNKSLLLKSAHEENNMPLIDASHVPSMSSLLRTNGKEFTNSQNQTKPVEGDVKAKIPISSEMRTGQIFEQCQNRSRNTQLKPQDNGSGWTGHKTLHLSNAPTKPVNNLGGRSASHAMASRGDSTSDYHEIHGNHVYGSAGAQAVKSGIASPKMQSGDYLAGDSGSVGNPNPLKLNQNMPQQTNNEQKSVFGRKFAPNARGNFGVDKDARENQNQPNPKLQSWELSRIPGAERLGHIVEKEKDSMEALSGKGYVGDALKDIVVSGGLNTVQHGQHTVGPNMVHNSLANLKNNAEPTSKFNHQLNMQGFSNSIFNRSNIDESFRGRSHFAGHAVCNNPMNATEKIVVEAEDLSKHAISVCSSSSFFNGSTAQYAQNETISQASNMLELLHKVDRSRDVNSMNSSDRSAQVADDVSAAQPHVDLSSISRGFGLQLAPPSPQLLSIKSPISHNLLNDPMIAQSSHQGEASYQDQAQSNYASLAQPLALLHESSETQNWDKISNPPGHQQNKHMEAHRHLNSSAATAPDFPLVQKQLHEQRLGLQRQDHSGAKCHLEQHQEDQISNTSQANVGTPAKSSSLVNPTHDFTDGAVASQSVETSLPTLNSRFSTSGVASHAENHGSGSSQFFSGRGDHTKPTVAGFSQIKSPGHQLPPTDTKSVSHSSASGMSQQDGISKMLHNVWTNISVQQRQAGVNPLLTPNVLQSLINHGRERSSWGMPKTGSQINKEEGAPEAGISSNSQKDENPAQVRSSNLLAETMDVSNAKNMFQGEEVVPMPAFGRGSSFPVSSLVHLHQHNVNKGNHELGPAVNSRDLHSPITTDISSSSVIGILGGLSKSSDHQQQNYSLLHQMQTMKASDSDINKLTGNMLSGVPFGSNTPQMNLNVNQRFDHEQNSNSKYPDVKVGAPQVSLSSDAKMLRFASNDNEEKIPTTSSAGQGILQTHMHPLSTSSMSTALGGTECTQSRPQMSSWVEHNAAYQNGRMVPLYDAQRSGKVSMHQYVQEVPARMEDSTVIDQRCESTQAGGYEQGILSTKISPNESSPLLLPNTIDQSTILRHKKRKSVTADLPWYKIVTECSQSLENTSMADLEWNSVAKRLMEKVDDDAETLEDDPLISHSRRRLIMPTQLMHQLVPAVPSALLKEEAALAYESMPFVIAKSVLADACGLVSYIKNGSHEPVENENMMLVDIKTSKVGNGAYSNLAENFIGRSEKLEADFSRLATGPSLLEMQMECQELERFSIVNRLGKFHGRTHADAVEVSATGAIHPRTFAQRQITAVSMSGNLPEGIMSLPL, from the exons ATGCAACTGTGGCAACAACAACAATTGTTGTGCAAGAAGTTCCAAGAGGAACGAAGACAGCAGCAACTTCGGCAGCTAGATCAGGAGAAAAGACAGCTGATTCCGCATAGCCAATTGTCTGTTTTAGGAAAACCTGCAACAGGAGATCAATTAGCTGCAACATCAAATGACATGCCTATTAATGATGCACACAACTATATGTGGCCAAATAATTTTGTTGGGGATGTCTCCAACTTACCCATTAACTCTCAGATGTTTATTCCTGGCAGCATGAATTTGGCACACTCAAGTTACCCAGCTTCTTTACAGAACCTTGCTAATGGTAGTTTTATGCTGAATGATCACAATCGAGGAATGCTGTCTATGGGATTTACGCCTCAAAATGATCAATTTATTCATGGTATGCCTATTTCAGGCACTGGCACAGTAGAGCAATACCCCCACTTCTTAGGAATATCCAGTAATTTCAACAATTTGGTGGCTGGACCAGATGCAACCCTTGCAGTGAAATCATCATACCCATTTGCTACTACAAATGATCAGCAATCAGGTGGTCAAAATTGTTCAGAGGACAAGATTTTGTTTTTACAGAATCTCCAAGGCAGAAATACATTCGGCAACCCTCCAATGCAAGTTCTTGGTAATGATGTCACAGCTGGAAACTTTCTTGAAGCTAGCAATCTGCAATtccatgatcagtttagggatTTCCAGCCCAGGCAAGAACAAGATGATACATCAGGTAATTTACATGGAAAGCAACTATCAGATATAGGAAATTGTAGAGATGCAGCTGGTTTAGATCCTATCGAGCAGAAGCTCTTGTTTGGCACAGATGAAGATGATAATTGGGGTTCACTTGCTGGGTGCCTTACATCTGGCATTGGTGGAGAGATGCACGGCCATTCTCTAGAGATTGATCACTATGGCACATTGCCTTCTGTCCATAGTGGGAGCTGGAGTGCTCTTATGCAAGAGGCTGTTCAAGCTTCCACTAGTGACAAAGGGGTTCAGGAAGAGTGGAGTGGCTTGAGTTCTCAGAACACAGAACCTGTAAGAACACCTTCGTGTGTCACAAATGACAATGGGAAACAACCAACAGCATGGGTTGGCAACAACATAAAGAATCAAGCTTCTTTGACTGCACAACCTTTTTCTTTATTAAGTGGCCCAAATGCAACACCAAGCTCCTCCTCCATTATTGGTAATAAGAGTCTTCTTCTGAAGTCTGCTCACGAAGAAAACAATATGCCACTGATTGACGCATCCCATGTACCTTCAATGTCATCCTTGCTACGAACCAATGGCAAAGAATTTACAAATAGTCAGAATCAAACCAAACCAGTAGAAGGTGATGTTAAAGCTAAAATTCCTATATCTAGTGAAATGAGAACTGGGCAGATCTTTGAGCAGTGCCAGAATAGGTCCAGGAACACTCAGTTAAAACCACAAGACAATGGAAGTGGCTGGACTGGCCATAAGACTTTGCACTTGTCCAACGCTCCTACTAAGCCTGTCAACAACTTAGGTGGTCGGAGTGCTAGTCATGCAATGGCATCTAGAGGTGACAGTACTTCAGATTATCATGAGATCCATGGCAATCATGTTTACGGGAGTGCTGGAGCACAAGCAGTCAAATCAGGTATTGCTAGCCCTAAGATGCAATCTGGAGATTACTTAGCAGGTGATTCAGGGTCTGTCGGGAACCCAAATCCCTTAAAATTGAACCAGAACATGCCTCAACAGACTAATAATGAACAGAAATCTGTTTTTGGGAGAAAGTTTGCCCCCAATGCACGTGGGAATTTTGGAGTTGACAAAGATGCCAGAGAAAACCAGAATCAGCCAAATCCAAAATTGCAAAGTTGGGAGTTGTCAAGAATTCCTGGAGCTGAAAGGCTGGGTCATATTGTTGAGAAAGAAAAAGATTCCATGGAAGCTCTTTCAGGAAAAGGTTATGTTGGTGATGCATTGAAAGATATTGTTGTAAGTGGTGGCCTGAACACTGTTCAGCATGGTCAACATACTGTGGGACCTAATATGGTTCATAATTCACTAGCAAATTTGAAGAATAATGCAGAACCTACTTCAAAATTCAATCACCAACTAAACATGCAGGGCTTCTCCAACTCAATTTTCAATAGATCAAATATAGATGAATCATTCAGGGGAAGGTCACATTTTGCTGGTCATGCTGTGTGCAACAATCCTATGAATGCTACTGAG AAGATTGTAGTGGAAGCAGAGGATCTGTCTAAACATGCAATATCTGTCTGTTCTTCTAGCAGTTTTTTTAACGGATCAACTGCTCAATATGCACAGAATGAGACAATTTCTCAAGCAAg CAATATGCTTGAGCTTCTTCATAAGGTTGACCGATCAAGAGATGTGAATTCTATGAATTCGTCTGATAGATCTGCCCAAGTTGCTGATGATGTTTCTGCTGCCCAACCTCATGTTGATTTGTCTTCTATCTCAAGAGGATTTGGATTGCAGTTAGCTCCTCCATCTCCACAATTACTATCAATCAAAAGCCCAATTTCTCACAACCTCTTAAATGATCCTATGATCGCCCAATCAAGCCATCAAGGAGAGGCAAGCTATCAGGATCAAGCACAATCAAATTATGCTTCTTTAGCCCAACCTTTAGCTCTCCTTCATGAATCATCTGAAACACAGAATTGGGATAAGATATCCAACCCACCTGGTCACCAACAGAACAAACACATGGAAGCACATAGGCATCTCAATTCATCAGCGGCAACTGCTCCTGATTTTCCTTTGGTTCAAAAGCAATTACATGAGCAGCGGTTGGGACTTCAACGACAAGACCATTCTGGTGCAAAATGTCACCTGGAACAACATCAAGAAGATCAGATTTCCAACACAAGCCAAGCTAATGTAGGCACACCTGCTAAAAGTTCTTCACTTGTGAATCCTACACATGATTTTACTGATGGGGCTGTAGCAAGCCAATCTGTTGAGACATCCTTGCCTACTTTGAATAGTAGATTCTCCACTTCAGGAGTTGCTTCCCATGCTGAAAATCATGGATCAGGTAGTTCACAATTTTTCTCTGGAAGAGGAGACCACACAAAACCAACAGTTGCAGGATTTTCTCAAATTAAGAGTCCTGGACATCAGCTACCTCCTACAGACACAAAATCAGTTTCTCATTCTTCTGCATCAGGTATGTCTCAGCAAGATGGCATCTCAAAGATGTTGCACAATGTGTGGACAAATATATCAGTTCAACAACGTCAAGCTGGTGTCAACCCTCTACTCACTCCTAATGTACTTCAGTCCTTAATAAATCATGGAAGAGAGAGAAGTTCATGGGGTATGCCAAAGACAGGCAGTCAAATCAACAAGGAAGAAGGTGCCCCCGAAGCTGGCattagttctaattcacagaaagaTGAAAATCCAGCTCAAGTCAGGTCCTCAAATCTACTTGCAGAGACGATGGATGTTTCTAATGCAAAAAACATGTTCCAGGGTGAAGAAGTGGTGCCAATGCCAGCTTTTGGTAGAGGCTCTAGCTTTCCAGTTTCCTCTCTGGTCCATCTGCATCAGCATAATGTTAACAAGGGCAATCATGAATTGGGTCCAGCTGTTAATTCGAGGGACTTGCATTCTCCTATAACAACCGATATATCTTCTAGCAGTGTCATTGGCATCCTTGGGGGCTTGTCAAAATCTTCAGATCATCAACAGCAAAACTATTCCTTACTTCATCAAATGCAGACCATGAAGGCTTCTGACTCTGATATAAACAAGTTAACAGGAAATATGCTGAGTGGAGTGCCTTTTGGTTCCAATACTCCACAGATGAACTTGAATGTGAATCAGAGATTTGATCATGAGCAGAATTCTAACTCTAAATATCCTGATGTTAAAGTTGGAGCACCTCAGGTTTCACTTTCATCAGATGCCAAAATGTTAAGATTTGCTTCAAATGACAATGAAGAAAAAATCCCTACCACATCATCAGCAGGACAGGGCATCCTCCAAACTCATATGCATCCCCTTAGTACAAGTTCCATGTCTACTGCTTTGGGAGGTACTGAGTGCACACAGAGTAGGCCTCAGATGTCTTCCTGGGTTGAGCATAATGCAGCCTACCAAAATGGTAGGATGGTTCCTCTATATGATGCTCAAAGGAGTGGAAAAGTTTCCATGCACCAGTATGTTCAAGAAGTTCCTGCAAGGATGGAGGACAGTACTGTAATTGATCAAAGATGTGAGAGCACTCAGGCTGGTGGCTATGAGCAAGGTATATTATCCACCAAGATATCACCAAATGAGTCATCTCCCTTATTGCTACCCAACACCATTGACCAATCTACAATTTTAAGACATAAGAAACGCAAAAGTGTGACAGCAGATCTGCCTTGGTATAAGATTGTCACTGAGTGTTCACAAAGTTTGGAAAACACCAG TATGGCAGACTTGGAATGGAATTCAGTTGCCAAAAGATTGATGGAGAAG GTAGATGATGATGCTGAAACTCTAGAAGATGACCCATTAATTTCTCACTCGCGGAGAAGGCTTATCATGCCAACTCAGCTAATGCATCAACTTGTTCCAGCTGTACCTTCAGCATTGCTTAAGGAAGAGGCAGCTTTAGCTTATGAAAGTATGCCCTTTGTTATTGCTAAATCAGTACTTGCAGATGCATGTGGCCTTGTTTCTTACATAAAAAATGGTTCACATGAGCCAGTGGAAAATGAAAATAT GATGCTTGTTGACATTAAGACTTCAAAGGTGGGGAATGGTGCTTATTCAAACTTAGCAGAGAATTTCATTGGTAGATCTGAGaaactggaagccgatttctcaAG
- the LOC122001085 gene encoding uncharacterized protein LOC122001085 isoform X1 has product MQLWQQQQLLCKKFQEERRQQQLRQLDQEKRQLIPHSQLSVLGKPATGDQLAATSNDMPINDAHNYMWPNNFVGDVSNLPINSQMFIPGSMNLAHSSYPASLQNLANGSFMLNDHNRGMLSMGFTPQNDQFIHGMPISGTGTVEQYPHFLGISSNFNNLVAGPDATLAVKSSYPFATTNDQQSGGQNCSEDKILFLQNLQGRNTFGNPPMQVLGNDVTAGNFLEASNLQFHDQFRDFQPRQEQDDTSGNLHGKQLSDIGNCRDAAGLDPIEQKLLFGTDEDDNWGSLAGCLTSGIGGEMHGHSLEIDHYGTLPSVHSGSWSALMQEAVQASTSDKGVQEEWSGLSSQNTEPVRTPSCVTNDNGKQPTAWVGNNIKNQASLTAQPFSLLSGPNATPSSSSIIGNKSLLLKSAHEENNMPLIDASHVPSMSSLLRTNGKEFTNSQNQTKPVEGDVKAKIPISSEMRTGQIFEQCQNRSRNTQLKPQDNGSGWTGHKTLHLSNAPTKPVNNLGGRSASHAMASRGDSTSDYHEIHGNHVYGSAGAQAVKSGIASPKMQSGDYLAGDSGSVGNPNPLKLNQNMPQQTNNEQKSVFGRKFAPNARGNFGVDKDARENQNQPNPKLQSWELSRIPGAERLGHIVEKEKDSMEALSGKGYVGDALKDIVVSGGLNTVQHGQHTVGPNMVHNSLANLKNNAEPTSKFNHQLNMQGFSNSIFNRSNIDESFRGRSHFAGHAVCNNPMNATEQKIVVEAEDLSKHAISVCSSSSFFNGSTAQYAQNETISQASNMLELLHKVDRSRDVNSMNSSDRSAQVADDVSAAQPHVDLSSISRGFGLQLAPPSPQLLSIKSPISHNLLNDPMIAQSSHQGEASYQDQAQSNYASLAQPLALLHESSETQNWDKISNPPGHQQNKHMEAHRHLNSSAATAPDFPLVQKQLHEQRLGLQRQDHSGAKCHLEQHQEDQISNTSQANVGTPAKSSSLVNPTHDFTDGAVASQSVETSLPTLNSRFSTSGVASHAENHGSGSSQFFSGRGDHTKPTVAGFSQIKSPGHQLPPTDTKSVSHSSASGMSQQDGISKMLHNVWTNISVQQRQAGVNPLLTPNVLQSLINHGRERSSWGMPKTGSQINKEEGAPEAGISSNSQKDENPAQVRSSNLLAETMDVSNAKNMFQGEEVVPMPAFGRGSSFPVSSLVHLHQHNVNKGNHELGPAVNSRDLHSPITTDISSSSVIGILGGLSKSSDHQQQNYSLLHQMQTMKASDSDINKLTGNMLSGVPFGSNTPQMNLNVNQRFDHEQNSNSKYPDVKVGAPQVSLSSDAKMLRFASNDNEEKIPTTSSAGQGILQTHMHPLSTSSMSTALGGTECTQSRPQMSSWVEHNAAYQNGRMVPLYDAQRSGKVSMHQYVQEVPARMEDSTVIDQRCESTQAGGYEQGILSTKISPNESSPLLLPNTIDQSTILRHKKRKSVTADLPWYKIVTECSQSLENTSMADLEWNSVAKRLMEKVDDDAETLEDDPLISHSRRRLIMPTQLMHQLVPAVPSALLKEEAALAYESMPFVIAKSVLADACGLVSYIKNGSHEPVENENMMLVDIKTSKVGNGAYSNLAENFIGRSEKLEADFSRLATGPSLLEMQMECQELERFSIVNRLGKFHGRTHADAVEVSATGAIHPRTFAQRQITAVSMSGNLPEGIMSLPL; this is encoded by the exons ATGCAACTGTGGCAACAACAACAATTGTTGTGCAAGAAGTTCCAAGAGGAACGAAGACAGCAGCAACTTCGGCAGCTAGATCAGGAGAAAAGACAGCTGATTCCGCATAGCCAATTGTCTGTTTTAGGAAAACCTGCAACAGGAGATCAATTAGCTGCAACATCAAATGACATGCCTATTAATGATGCACACAACTATATGTGGCCAAATAATTTTGTTGGGGATGTCTCCAACTTACCCATTAACTCTCAGATGTTTATTCCTGGCAGCATGAATTTGGCACACTCAAGTTACCCAGCTTCTTTACAGAACCTTGCTAATGGTAGTTTTATGCTGAATGATCACAATCGAGGAATGCTGTCTATGGGATTTACGCCTCAAAATGATCAATTTATTCATGGTATGCCTATTTCAGGCACTGGCACAGTAGAGCAATACCCCCACTTCTTAGGAATATCCAGTAATTTCAACAATTTGGTGGCTGGACCAGATGCAACCCTTGCAGTGAAATCATCATACCCATTTGCTACTACAAATGATCAGCAATCAGGTGGTCAAAATTGTTCAGAGGACAAGATTTTGTTTTTACAGAATCTCCAAGGCAGAAATACATTCGGCAACCCTCCAATGCAAGTTCTTGGTAATGATGTCACAGCTGGAAACTTTCTTGAAGCTAGCAATCTGCAATtccatgatcagtttagggatTTCCAGCCCAGGCAAGAACAAGATGATACATCAGGTAATTTACATGGAAAGCAACTATCAGATATAGGAAATTGTAGAGATGCAGCTGGTTTAGATCCTATCGAGCAGAAGCTCTTGTTTGGCACAGATGAAGATGATAATTGGGGTTCACTTGCTGGGTGCCTTACATCTGGCATTGGTGGAGAGATGCACGGCCATTCTCTAGAGATTGATCACTATGGCACATTGCCTTCTGTCCATAGTGGGAGCTGGAGTGCTCTTATGCAAGAGGCTGTTCAAGCTTCCACTAGTGACAAAGGGGTTCAGGAAGAGTGGAGTGGCTTGAGTTCTCAGAACACAGAACCTGTAAGAACACCTTCGTGTGTCACAAATGACAATGGGAAACAACCAACAGCATGGGTTGGCAACAACATAAAGAATCAAGCTTCTTTGACTGCACAACCTTTTTCTTTATTAAGTGGCCCAAATGCAACACCAAGCTCCTCCTCCATTATTGGTAATAAGAGTCTTCTTCTGAAGTCTGCTCACGAAGAAAACAATATGCCACTGATTGACGCATCCCATGTACCTTCAATGTCATCCTTGCTACGAACCAATGGCAAAGAATTTACAAATAGTCAGAATCAAACCAAACCAGTAGAAGGTGATGTTAAAGCTAAAATTCCTATATCTAGTGAAATGAGAACTGGGCAGATCTTTGAGCAGTGCCAGAATAGGTCCAGGAACACTCAGTTAAAACCACAAGACAATGGAAGTGGCTGGACTGGCCATAAGACTTTGCACTTGTCCAACGCTCCTACTAAGCCTGTCAACAACTTAGGTGGTCGGAGTGCTAGTCATGCAATGGCATCTAGAGGTGACAGTACTTCAGATTATCATGAGATCCATGGCAATCATGTTTACGGGAGTGCTGGAGCACAAGCAGTCAAATCAGGTATTGCTAGCCCTAAGATGCAATCTGGAGATTACTTAGCAGGTGATTCAGGGTCTGTCGGGAACCCAAATCCCTTAAAATTGAACCAGAACATGCCTCAACAGACTAATAATGAACAGAAATCTGTTTTTGGGAGAAAGTTTGCCCCCAATGCACGTGGGAATTTTGGAGTTGACAAAGATGCCAGAGAAAACCAGAATCAGCCAAATCCAAAATTGCAAAGTTGGGAGTTGTCAAGAATTCCTGGAGCTGAAAGGCTGGGTCATATTGTTGAGAAAGAAAAAGATTCCATGGAAGCTCTTTCAGGAAAAGGTTATGTTGGTGATGCATTGAAAGATATTGTTGTAAGTGGTGGCCTGAACACTGTTCAGCATGGTCAACATACTGTGGGACCTAATATGGTTCATAATTCACTAGCAAATTTGAAGAATAATGCAGAACCTACTTCAAAATTCAATCACCAACTAAACATGCAGGGCTTCTCCAACTCAATTTTCAATAGATCAAATATAGATGAATCATTCAGGGGAAGGTCACATTTTGCTGGTCATGCTGTGTGCAACAATCCTATGAATGCTACTGAG CAGAAGATTGTAGTGGAAGCAGAGGATCTGTCTAAACATGCAATATCTGTCTGTTCTTCTAGCAGTTTTTTTAACGGATCAACTGCTCAATATGCACAGAATGAGACAATTTCTCAAGCAAg CAATATGCTTGAGCTTCTTCATAAGGTTGACCGATCAAGAGATGTGAATTCTATGAATTCGTCTGATAGATCTGCCCAAGTTGCTGATGATGTTTCTGCTGCCCAACCTCATGTTGATTTGTCTTCTATCTCAAGAGGATTTGGATTGCAGTTAGCTCCTCCATCTCCACAATTACTATCAATCAAAAGCCCAATTTCTCACAACCTCTTAAATGATCCTATGATCGCCCAATCAAGCCATCAAGGAGAGGCAAGCTATCAGGATCAAGCACAATCAAATTATGCTTCTTTAGCCCAACCTTTAGCTCTCCTTCATGAATCATCTGAAACACAGAATTGGGATAAGATATCCAACCCACCTGGTCACCAACAGAACAAACACATGGAAGCACATAGGCATCTCAATTCATCAGCGGCAACTGCTCCTGATTTTCCTTTGGTTCAAAAGCAATTACATGAGCAGCGGTTGGGACTTCAACGACAAGACCATTCTGGTGCAAAATGTCACCTGGAACAACATCAAGAAGATCAGATTTCCAACACAAGCCAAGCTAATGTAGGCACACCTGCTAAAAGTTCTTCACTTGTGAATCCTACACATGATTTTACTGATGGGGCTGTAGCAAGCCAATCTGTTGAGACATCCTTGCCTACTTTGAATAGTAGATTCTCCACTTCAGGAGTTGCTTCCCATGCTGAAAATCATGGATCAGGTAGTTCACAATTTTTCTCTGGAAGAGGAGACCACACAAAACCAACAGTTGCAGGATTTTCTCAAATTAAGAGTCCTGGACATCAGCTACCTCCTACAGACACAAAATCAGTTTCTCATTCTTCTGCATCAGGTATGTCTCAGCAAGATGGCATCTCAAAGATGTTGCACAATGTGTGGACAAATATATCAGTTCAACAACGTCAAGCTGGTGTCAACCCTCTACTCACTCCTAATGTACTTCAGTCCTTAATAAATCATGGAAGAGAGAGAAGTTCATGGGGTATGCCAAAGACAGGCAGTCAAATCAACAAGGAAGAAGGTGCCCCCGAAGCTGGCattagttctaattcacagaaagaTGAAAATCCAGCTCAAGTCAGGTCCTCAAATCTACTTGCAGAGACGATGGATGTTTCTAATGCAAAAAACATGTTCCAGGGTGAAGAAGTGGTGCCAATGCCAGCTTTTGGTAGAGGCTCTAGCTTTCCAGTTTCCTCTCTGGTCCATCTGCATCAGCATAATGTTAACAAGGGCAATCATGAATTGGGTCCAGCTGTTAATTCGAGGGACTTGCATTCTCCTATAACAACCGATATATCTTCTAGCAGTGTCATTGGCATCCTTGGGGGCTTGTCAAAATCTTCAGATCATCAACAGCAAAACTATTCCTTACTTCATCAAATGCAGACCATGAAGGCTTCTGACTCTGATATAAACAAGTTAACAGGAAATATGCTGAGTGGAGTGCCTTTTGGTTCCAATACTCCACAGATGAACTTGAATGTGAATCAGAGATTTGATCATGAGCAGAATTCTAACTCTAAATATCCTGATGTTAAAGTTGGAGCACCTCAGGTTTCACTTTCATCAGATGCCAAAATGTTAAGATTTGCTTCAAATGACAATGAAGAAAAAATCCCTACCACATCATCAGCAGGACAGGGCATCCTCCAAACTCATATGCATCCCCTTAGTACAAGTTCCATGTCTACTGCTTTGGGAGGTACTGAGTGCACACAGAGTAGGCCTCAGATGTCTTCCTGGGTTGAGCATAATGCAGCCTACCAAAATGGTAGGATGGTTCCTCTATATGATGCTCAAAGGAGTGGAAAAGTTTCCATGCACCAGTATGTTCAAGAAGTTCCTGCAAGGATGGAGGACAGTACTGTAATTGATCAAAGATGTGAGAGCACTCAGGCTGGTGGCTATGAGCAAGGTATATTATCCACCAAGATATCACCAAATGAGTCATCTCCCTTATTGCTACCCAACACCATTGACCAATCTACAATTTTAAGACATAAGAAACGCAAAAGTGTGACAGCAGATCTGCCTTGGTATAAGATTGTCACTGAGTGTTCACAAAGTTTGGAAAACACCAG TATGGCAGACTTGGAATGGAATTCAGTTGCCAAAAGATTGATGGAGAAG GTAGATGATGATGCTGAAACTCTAGAAGATGACCCATTAATTTCTCACTCGCGGAGAAGGCTTATCATGCCAACTCAGCTAATGCATCAACTTGTTCCAGCTGTACCTTCAGCATTGCTTAAGGAAGAGGCAGCTTTAGCTTATGAAAGTATGCCCTTTGTTATTGCTAAATCAGTACTTGCAGATGCATGTGGCCTTGTTTCTTACATAAAAAATGGTTCACATGAGCCAGTGGAAAATGAAAATAT GATGCTTGTTGACATTAAGACTTCAAAGGTGGGGAATGGTGCTTATTCAAACTTAGCAGAGAATTTCATTGGTAGATCTGAGaaactggaagccgatttctcaAG